The DNA sequence ATTTGATGATGTAGTCCCCTCATCACAGTTTAATTTTGCTCACGCAGAACAAGAAATTATTAAGTTTTGGAAAGAAAAGAAGATATATCATAAAAGTTTAGAGCAGAGAAAAAATGCTCCAAAATTCGTATTTTATGAAGGTCCTCCGACGGCTAATGGTTTGCCACATCCGGGGCATTGTCTTACAAGAACTATAAAGGATATTTTCCCTCGATATAAGACAATGGATGGTTATTATTGCGAAAGAAAAGCAGGTTGGGACACTCACGGTCTTCCCGTTGAAATTGAAGTTTGTAAAACATTGGGAATTATAGACGGTGGTAAATCTGCTATAGAAGCATACGGTATCGAAGCCTTTAACAAGGCCTGTATCGATTCGGTTTTCCGTTATCAGAAAGAATGGGAAGAAATGACCGAACGAATTGCCTTCTGGGTAGACCTCGAACAGGCGTACGTTACCTATCATCAATCGTATGTAGAAAGTGTATGGTGGGCATTAAAGCAACTATTCGACAGAGGATTGCTTTACCGCGGTTATAAAGTAGTTTGGTGGTGGGCTCAAGGGGGAACAGCCTTATCTGCAGGTGAAGTAGGGGAAGGTTATAGGGAAACCGATGACCCTTCTATAACAGTTCGTATATCACTAACAAAAGAGAGCAAAGAAAAAATGGGATTTGCTGAAAGCGATAAGGTAAGTTTCCTGATATGGACGACTACCCCATGGACACTTTTAAGTAACTGTGCTATCTGCGTGGGTCCTCATATTGAATATGCATTAATAGAAATGGAAAAAGATGGCAATAAAGAGTGGTTTATTATTGCCAGTGCTGTAGCAAAATCTGTATTAGGGGAAAATATTAAAATTGAGAAGACTTTTAAAGGAACGGACTTGGTTGGTTTATCTTATGAACCTTTATTTAAATTTGATATACCCCAAAATATTGAAGGAACAGGTCCTTCCGAAAAACATTGGATTATCATAGCAGGAGATTTCGTAGATATAGAAACGGGTACAGGTCTGGTTCATATTGCACCTGCTTTTGGTGAAGATGACTATAAAGTATGTAAAGAACAAGGGATAGGTTTTCTTTGTTTTGTTAAGTCAGATGGAACATTTGACGAAAGAGTTACAGAAAAAGATTTATATACGGGTGAACCTCTAAGTGGAAAGTTTTGTAAAGATACGGATAAATCCATCATTCGAATATTAAAAGAAAGAGGTCAACTGTTAAAACAGGAACAATTTCGCCATGCCTATCCTTTCTGTCCTCGTGCTGATAACGACCCCCTTATTCAATATGCTCGTCAAAGTTGGTTTATAAAAACTTCGGAATTTATTAATGAATTCTTGAAAAATAACCAGAAAATATCCTGGCAACCCGAACATATTCGGGATGGTCGTTTTGGAAATTTTCTTGCAACAAATGTTGACTGGGCATTATCTCGTGAAAGATTTTGGGGAACACCGCTACCCATCTGGGTTTGTGAAAAAACAGGTTATATGGAATGTATTTCATCTTACGAAGAATTGCTTTCAAAACCCGGTGTTCAAGGTTTAGAAGTGTGGGAAAATGCAAAGAAGGCAAATCCAGAATTAAACGATAACCTGAAGGTTCATAAGCCTTATATAGATGCAATTACTTATCAAAGCCCCAAAGACCCCAATTCGCGGATGCGTAGGGTGCCAGAGGTTATAGACTGCTGGTTTGATGCAGGTTGTATGCCCTTTGCTCAATGGGGATACCCTCATAAACCAAACTCTGAAAAAATATTTTTCGAGAATTTCCCTGCTGACTTTATTAGTGAGGCAATTGACCAGACAAGAGGTTGGTTTTATTCACTTTTAGCAATCAGCACCATGCTTTTTGGGGATAAAAAGGAATATCCACACCCATTTAAAAATTGTGTGTGTTTAGGTCATATTCAAGGTGAAGATGGATATAAATTATCAAAAAGGCTAAAAAATTATAAAGAGCCAAAATATGTCTTTGATAAATACAGTGCGGATGCTTTGCGTTGGAGTTTTGTTGCTAAAAACTCCCCTACCACAACAACAAGATTTCAGGAAAAACTTATTGAAGAACTACAAAGTGATTTATTAATCCGCTGGTACAATGTGTATAGTTTCTTCACAATCTACGCTAATTTAGATGGTTTTACTGCAGAAGGGGCTCCTTTGAAATTACTACAGGATGTTTCGTCCAACCCTCAGGATGTTAAGGAAGATATGGCTACTCCTCCAACTGACCCCGTAAAAGCATATCGGCAATGGAATGAACGGTGTGAATTAGACCGCTGGATATTAAACGAGATGAATAAGACTATTGTTCAGGTTCGAAATGCCCTTGACCAATATGAAACCTATCCATCCGCCAAGGCTATCTTTGACTTTTTGGAGGGTTTATCAAACTGGTATGTTCGTAGAAGCAGACCTCGTTTCTGGGATAGTGTGTGGACGGAACAAAAAGCAGATGCCTACTGGACACTATTTGAATGTCTAATTAATCTTGCACGAATTGCAGCCCCCTTTGTTCCTTTCTTTTCTGAAATCACATGGAAAAATCTTACAAAGCCCTTAAAAACAGCTACGGAAAGTGTCCATTTATCTACATATCCAATTGCTAACTCGGATGAAATAGATAATGTTTTACTTGAAAATATGGCTCTTGCGAGAGAAGCAGTAACTTTAGGGTTAAGTGCCCGTCGTTTATCCAACATCAAGGTTCGTCAACCTCTGGCGAAATGCGAAATAGTTTTATCCTCACCCGAATTAAAGGAAAAAGTCGCTTCTTACATAGAAATTGTTAAAGAAGAATTAAATATTAAAGAAATTGAATTTTCAGACCAGCCAGAACTCTATGTTAATTATGAAATAAAACCTAATTATAAACTCTTAGGACCTAAATTAGGAAGTAAAGTAAAATCACTCGCAAAAGCACTATCCTCTGCAAATGGAGCCATAATATATCATGACATTACCACAAATGGTGAATATATACTGGACATAGAAGGAGAGAAGGTTTCACTCAAAGAAGAAGATTTAAGTGTAAAGCTCATACCTAAAGAAGGTTTTACAGCCTCTCAAGGGAAAAATATGGTAGTTATCTTGACAACTACAATTACGGAAGAATTAAAGAAAGAAGGCTGGATACGCGATATAATCAGAGAAATACAGGAACTTCGCAAGGCAAAGCAACTCCCCTACGATAAAAGGATTGTTTTGACATTAGTCACAAATGACAACTCGCTTAAAAATGCATTTTCTGAATATAAAGATATGCTTGCAAGGGAAGTGTTAGCAAACACAATCACTATATCGGATAAAGAAAAGCCTGAAATGAAACAAATCGCTATTGATGATATTCCCGTAGGCTTATTCTTAGAACCTGTGAATTAAAAAAATATTACCGAACTAATTTCACCGGACCTGTTATATAAGGTCCTTTTCCAAGATGGTAAACTTTTACCTTTATTAAACCTTTTCTACGGTCTAATGCCCTCATAGCCGAATGGGAAAGGT is a window from the Candidatus Hydrogenedens sp. genome containing:
- the ileS gene encoding isoleucine--tRNA ligase, which encodes MKKKVFDDVVPSSQFNFAHAEQEIIKFWKEKKIYHKSLEQRKNAPKFVFYEGPPTANGLPHPGHCLTRTIKDIFPRYKTMDGYYCERKAGWDTHGLPVEIEVCKTLGIIDGGKSAIEAYGIEAFNKACIDSVFRYQKEWEEMTERIAFWVDLEQAYVTYHQSYVESVWWALKQLFDRGLLYRGYKVVWWWAQGGTALSAGEVGEGYRETDDPSITVRISLTKESKEKMGFAESDKVSFLIWTTTPWTLLSNCAICVGPHIEYALIEMEKDGNKEWFIIASAVAKSVLGENIKIEKTFKGTDLVGLSYEPLFKFDIPQNIEGTGPSEKHWIIIAGDFVDIETGTGLVHIAPAFGEDDYKVCKEQGIGFLCFVKSDGTFDERVTEKDLYTGEPLSGKFCKDTDKSIIRILKERGQLLKQEQFRHAYPFCPRADNDPLIQYARQSWFIKTSEFINEFLKNNQKISWQPEHIRDGRFGNFLATNVDWALSRERFWGTPLPIWVCEKTGYMECISSYEELLSKPGVQGLEVWENAKKANPELNDNLKVHKPYIDAITYQSPKDPNSRMRRVPEVIDCWFDAGCMPFAQWGYPHKPNSEKIFFENFPADFISEAIDQTRGWFYSLLAISTMLFGDKKEYPHPFKNCVCLGHIQGEDGYKLSKRLKNYKEPKYVFDKYSADALRWSFVAKNSPTTTTRFQEKLIEELQSDLLIRWYNVYSFFTIYANLDGFTAEGAPLKLLQDVSSNPQDVKEDMATPPTDPVKAYRQWNERCELDRWILNEMNKTIVQVRNALDQYETYPSAKAIFDFLEGLSNWYVRRSRPRFWDSVWTEQKADAYWTLFECLINLARIAAPFVPFFSEITWKNLTKPLKTATESVHLSTYPIANSDEIDNVLLENMALAREAVTLGLSARRLSNIKVRQPLAKCEIVLSSPELKEKVASYIEIVKEELNIKEIEFSDQPELYVNYEIKPNYKLLGPKLGSKVKSLAKALSSANGAIIYHDITTNGEYILDIEGEKVSLKEEDLSVKLIPKEGFTASQGKNMVVILTTTITEELKKEGWIRDIIREIQELRKAKQLPYDKRIVLTLVTNDNSLKNAFSEYKDMLAREVLANTITISDKEKPEMKQIAIDDIPVGLFLEPVN